In the genome of Chiloscyllium plagiosum isolate BGI_BamShark_2017 chromosome 22, ASM401019v2, whole genome shotgun sequence, one region contains:
- the LOC122560960 gene encoding clarin-3 produces the protein MPSLRKKLMFLGGFSVSLGTCMLISAILATDSWVDTAVTCENKSGDAVGEMNLKYGLFNGLREKSGCPIFIPDGTIKVLECFKNANTARVIHILVILFIVLGMLFTLLSAIVTLYNSISNPYENICGPVGVYTCSSISCVSTFLAMVLFAVNTSVNNLSTVLISNSIQEGLATFRLKVDNYDYSFWLILLSLALNVTTIGIVYAYQHANYTREREQKRPMEIAPKDVLMY, from the exons ATGCCATCTCTGAGGaagaagttaatgtttctggGAGGATTTTCTGTCAGTCTGGGGACTTGCATGTTAATATCTGCAATATTAGCAACGGATTCATGGGTTGACACTGCAGTAACCTGCGAGAATAAAAGTGGTGATGCAGTCGGAGAAATGAACCTTAAGTATGGATTGTTTAATGGACTACGTGAAAAATCTGGTTGTCCAATTTTCATACCTGATGGCACTATAAAAG ttttggaatgttttaaaaatgcaaacactGCAAGAGTAATCCACATCCTAGTTATCCTGTTCATTGTGCTTGGGATGTTGTTTACACTGCTAAGTGCCATAGTCACCCTGTATAATAGCATCAGTAATCCATATGAGAACATCTGTGGGCCAGTCGGAGTTTACACCTGTAGCTCCATAAGTT GTGTTTCAACATTTCTGGCAATGGTTCTATTTGCAGTGAATACATCAGTGAACAATTTATCCACAGTATTGATAAGCAATTCAATTCAAGAAGGCCTGGCCACATTCAGGCTTAAGGTTGATAATTATGATTATTCATTTTGGCTTATCTTGCTGTCTTTGGCTCTTAATGTCACTACAATTGGAATTGTCTATGCATATCAACATGCAAATTATACAAGAGAAAGAGAACAGAAAAGACCGATGGAAATCGCCCCGAAGGATGTTTTGATgtattaa